TGCTTTGATGTCTGGGAGACAAATTttgaggggtggggggtgtttttttccattttgaattcTTTGTTATTTGAGTTCTTGCATGTTATGAATAGGCTTCCTATAATGTGGGAACAACACTTCTTTAATTAAAGCTGAttgacattttttattattgattgacattttttattataaaacacTTAGTTGTAACTTTATTGAACTGTAAAGTACTTATATGGAAAATTCCAGCTCTGGCTTTTAATTTTCGCCTCATTTTgccagggggaggagggagggaagctgcAGAACAAACAGTTGTTTCTTCTCAGTCAAGGTTGGGAGAAAAATCCATTCTTCTtgtttacataaaaaaaaaaaaaaaataaaaaaaatctgcaagtaTTTTGTGGAGTGTCTCTACTTTGCTGAAGGATTTTGCACCAGTTGTCAATCCTgtgtgaaaatatttgtgaaggTCTGCTAAAACTTGGCCAAAATATAAATTTCTGGAAATCTCATTTCGTACATGCTGAGCAGAGACTTTTTAGGGATTAGCTGCTTAACTACACAATGGCATTGAACATGCTGATTCTCACTGCAGGTATACAGAGCTCAAAATTGCTCTTTTTGGTTGCTAAGGCTCTTGACATGCGGCTTGTTGTAGCCCACGGAGAGTGACTTCTGTGCCTTGTTGGTCAGCAGTCAAGAAACCGAGAAGTCTAACCAGAACTGCAAGTGCTAGTACCCTTTCATAAAGCACTACCATTTTAGAGTCATATTCAAACATACTCTAATCACTTGCTATGAAATGTTAACCATTTATCATACACCTCTAACAGAATGTCCCGGATCCTTCCTACTGTTCTTTGACTTGATTGAATTCTACACTTCTCCCCCTAGCGTGTTCTTGTACATTTAGCTGCTTTCAGTTAAATTTACAGTTGTCTTCTTCAGTATGTGTTCATCTGTATGTAAAGATACATTTTTTGCAACAtactttttcagtttgcttttaggACTCTTCAACTTCTCTGAATGACCAACTATTAGTATTCCATATTTGTCACCTTTTAGCTTAATTTTTCATGAACCTTCTTGCCATCTAGCGGAGCTTTAATTATGAATTATGTGCTTTTGACaggaaaattaactgaaaaGTCATCTTAGTGGTGCTTTGCTGTTTCCCAGTGGATTCTTTGATTGTTCATGTAATACTCATTGCCTGTCTACCTCGTATGGGAGGCTGAGAGATATGTCAATCTTCTGAATTTGTTGGCATGGTTAAAAGTGGTATACTTAAAGTCATTAATTTGTAGTAATGTCTCTCAAGTTTACAGGAGACTTCCATCTTAAGGGACCTATCCCTTTCTGATGTACTTGATATATTAAGTTTGTAGGTAGACATTTGTTTATACACATTTGATTCGCTTGTGTCAATATGGGCAGCAAAGCAGGAAAACCTTACTGTAAGGGTTGAGTCTGTAGAATGAACCGACGGGGGTGAGTCTGGGGAAGCCACGCTGTATGTACAAGGCTGTGTGGAAGAAAGATGACCGCAATTTTCAAAGGGTGCTTGAATTGATAGAGTAGTTGCTGctacaaaaagaaatttctgttgCCCCTAATCTCCATGTTCGCTGGTGATCCGACATCTTTTAATGAGCTGATTCTTACCATTAACCCAGAAGAATGCAAAAACTGAATGACCTGGGTTTCTGCTGGCTTGGTGAGTCGAACTGGTTCCCGCAGTACCAAACCATGGCATAAGGAAGGCAGTACAAATGTGAGCAGGTAATGGACTGGGTCTACCCTTTCCAGCAGCAGTGTCTGGTAGACCAGATCTGCCATCTTGTGAAACTTCAGGAGTCTGACAGATGGGCAGTGATACTGAAGCGTCAGCAAAGCGGAGGGAATGGGAGTGAGGGGGAGAAACAGCAGACAGTTGGACCAGGGATAGACAGACTGCATCCTTTACACGATGTTCTAGAAGTGACTACTTGTACTCCAGTTTCAAAAGACACACTAATTAAATGGCAGCTTTTTCATGGTAAAGAAAGTACTTCATAAGCTGGAACTTACTCTGCTGAAGGGGAAGAATCTGTGCTCTGGGCTTGAGACCTGTAGATGCCTATTTGGACAGAAGATAATGATGGTTTTGCAGTAGTCTGCCAATTGATGGTTTAATTTACATCTGTATTTCACTTCTACTGATCCTTTTAGGTGATTTCACAGGGTATTGTGCTGCAGATTTTCACAACCTAAAATGGAAGATAAGGGAGAAAGTTTATTAGTGGCTGTTCTGATTGGGGTACTCTGTGCTCTCATAGTCAAATGAGACCAGTCTGTAATCATGCTTCATATAATACTGAAATGACATCTTGAGAAGTTTCTCATtggcatttttgaaaaatgctaGGCTGCAGCATCCAACCTGGTCCTCTAAAGGCTTAGACTTTTTAACATCTGGTGTTAGAATTGTAGTCCTTAGTTGTGCTCTGTTTTCTCGGCAGTCTCTTACGGACCTTTCACTCGtctacttgttttgtttataaatttttactttttttaaacatagagTTTTGACTGTACACTCAGTGCTATTCTAATGTTGTCAGTCAGCTTAGATTTTCAAACATctcctcctccaagctcaagagtAGTCTATCCTGTCAACCAGGGAAGGAAGCAAAGGTGACAGACAGAAGGCCTGTGTGGATGAACGGGATGCTCctgaaaagaagcataaaaagGAAGTGTTCAGGACCTGGCAGAAGGTTCAAGTGTTGGGGGTGAAATAAAGACATTATCTGAGCATGCAGGGATGGGGTTAGGAATGCCAAAGCCTGCTTAAAGTTACATCTGATGAGGGAAAGAAGGGGCAACGAGAGGTTTCTGCAGGTaccttctgcagcaggaagagTATGAAGATTATGGaaccagactcttctcagtggtgtccagtgaatgtgcaagaggcagtgggcacaaattaaaatggaagaaattccatttaaacaaaatagGTTCTCACCCTGAGTGCGGTCAAGCTCTgtaacaggctgcccagaggttGTGATGTCTGCACCTGTGGAGATGTTCGAAATCCTGGGCAACCAGCTcaagctgaccctgctttgagcagtgTAGTTAGATGGACGATCTCCAGAGATCAGCCTTAAGGACTCTGTGATCCTGTGAACTTCAGAGCAGTGGACACGTGTCCACTGACTCATGGAAAAAGTACTTCTAAAGTTTGAGAATATGAGCTAGTCAGCTATGTTTAGAGACTGAAAATTGTAGGAGTACTACTTTTGAGTTTTGTGTAGACAGTtacatcataaaaataaaataacttctaCAAGTGGCTTGATACTTTAAGGCTATATCCATggtgtattttcatattttgcatAACTTTGCAAAACTGTTGAAGCTGCTGCATGTCAAACTAATGGTTTCAGCGAATGGTGGCTTCAAGATCTCTTTCCTGAGTTGTACCTACCAGCAGGTACAGTAGGAACTATTGCAGCTGTAAGGATTGCAGCAGGctgttttgcagattttttttcagtaggtGACAGTTGCATGACAGTCATGGTCAAAAAGAAAGATCACGGTCTTCAATAGTTTAGCAGCTAGAAGAAGGCTTCTTATACTAGGAGAGAAGTATTTCACCCCTGCCTTTGCTTAGGTTTGCATTTTGTAGTATGGTACCACTGGGAAGACTACCGGGAGTGAGCTGTACACTCCTCTTCAGTTGAGTGGAAAGATGCTTCCGAGTGCCAGCACCAGTGGGGGCAGATCTAGAACAGGAGGCTTAAATGTGGTAGGCAGTTTTACTGTTGCACATCTCGGGGTTCTTTCAGCATAGTCCATTTTATATCCACTAGGCTTTGCACAGTGAGTTtttagagaatcacagaatggctgaggttgggaGGACCTCTggggtcatctggtccaacccctgctcaagcagggccacccagagcagagTGCCCAGGGCCATgcccaggtggcttttgaagatctccaaggagtGGTActccaaaaatatgttttcactCCAGACTCTGTGGTACCACGTATTAGCAAAATATGTTCTGCTTGGACATTGATGCTGTTATATGGATTATTCTGGCagtgttttctttggaaatcaCAAATAAATAAGTGGTGGAAGTATGTCTTAAAGGTTTAGTGGATCCACTGTAGGAACCATGAAGTTGTAAATTGATAGATGTTTAAGGAATATCACAGTGCTGTGTACATATTTACTGATACACACAGAGGTAGGAAGTGTCTACGGCTCTTTCCGCAGACACCCAACTACTCTTGTGCAAAATGAGAGAGCTTCCATGctcccagctgcacagcacaAGAGAGGGAGGACTGGTGCTGCCTCTCTGCCACCCAAGCAGTCCCGCTCTCTGCCTGAAGTCTGTAACACACACTGATGGATGTGTCTGCTTCCCTGCATAGGTTCAAGGCGCGAGTTTCCGGGGCTGGAAGGAAGTGACGTCTATGTTCAATAAAGATGATGAACAGCAATTGCTGGCAGGATGCAAGTCGCCAAAATCCAAAGGGTGAGTTAAATTGATTGTTCTGTCTGCTctaaaaaatacacaaactgGAACAGAAAATAGCTCTGCAAAGCAGTGAAGGTGGAGGCTGAAAATCAGTAGTGTTTGACTCCTGAAACTTAAATCATGGAGAAAGGTTTATGTGCATTTCAGAATTATTCATTGCAAGTTTAACGTGCGTGCTATACTAGGAAAGGATGGATATTGTTGTTAACCTTTTTAGGTATGTCAGAAAGAAGAGGGAATTTAGCTGTGtaatccatcttttttttttttttttttttttttttttttactgtagaaCAGTAAAGGTTTATGAGTAAAAGGGTCATCCACGTTTCCCTTTCCTCTTAAGGATTAATTACAGTTGAACTTaggaattccttttttttaaatgctttgcttCCTCTTTGAAGTCATGTCTGCACCTGAAGAGGTTAAGTGGTGTAGCTGTACCAGGTTCTGCAAACCTTCCCTGTTGGAGCTGTGTgctgggtcgggctgggatgttaactttccctgcagcagcccatacagtgctgtgctctgcacctgtAGTTGGagcagcagtggtatcacaccagtgttgtgtctgctgctgagcggTGTTGGCACAGCATCGGGACCCTCTCTAACCCTCCTAAggggtgggcaaaaaagtgagaaagaaacatcaccagggcagctgacctaaaccaaccaaagggatattccataccatatgatgtcacactcagcaagaaaaggtggagaaaggaggaagaggggaagggtgggctctcgttgtgaaaacgtctgtcctcctcccgaacaccggctacgtgcgttgaggccctgcttcaagaacgtggtcaagcatcgctcatttgtgggacgtagagagtaatttctttcctctgcacttccacatagcctttactttttttttgtgtttttttttcccctcccttttcctctttcccttttttctctttagttaaattgtttaattaataataatctttccgtaattttttttttccctttaattaaattatccttatttcaacccatgacttgttctttcctttacttcttcccctcctcttctaaggagggggagtgagagagcggttgtggtgttcagctgcgTAGCACCCTAAAACCACCACAAGCTGAAGTGTTCgcttggcagtgctgctgctgctgtggctaGGGCACGTTCCTGACGAGGCAGACCTCTTCCCAGGATCGACTATTTCGCTGTTACAGCCAGCACATGTCGGCTTTACCCACCTACCTAATTACCTTGGTtacaaacaggaagaaacatGCTACCCAGCAGTGCAGGTGttccagcaaaataaaagctttgccGTAGtatgttttgtttccattttacatCGAAATACGTGTACTTCAGTatgtttgtgtatatatgtaGATACATGCATGTagatataaaaacatttagaaTACAAATACATGCATTTCCTTTTGAGCCTGTTTGATTAAATTACCCAAAAGCTCCCTGTACAATTTTATGGGTGTTAAGATGCTAAATTCCTTTAAGGATCCTTTGCAATTTATGCTGAGGATAAGAATGAAATAACCCAGTGAAGAAAGCAGATGCATTATGAAAACCGACTTCCCATAAATGTGGAAAGAGATTTTTAGTATTCCTATGAAAATTGgctgtattttaagtttataaCCGTATGCCCTGatgtttagtttatttttaaagaaaaatgcaacttTTCAAGTGCTCTAGCCACAAAATGTAAGAAGAGTGGTTGGAGTCTATGACTGGTTTTAGCAATATGAGAATTCTGAAAATGCTAAATTCACTGAAGAACtcattttaaaggtattttaaagGTATTGCTTCTACTTAAATATGATAGTATCGAAATCATTATGTTATGCTTTTGTTAATTGGAAAAAGCtcttttaatagaaatattcataaaattTCAGTGGTTGTTTTATTTGAGGCTAAAGAATTTGTATGCTAATCGTAGGTAATTATTTCAATTTGTTATTTAGCTTGTTGAACCCTGAAGGTTGTGTGTTTCAGCCTTTTGTGTTCTGTTGTTGGTTACATACATAACCTGGTACATAAACGTATGCataaatatttgacattttGTACTTTAAATGCTCCTCACTGCAAATATGAAATAACTCAGGTTGAAAGTTCTTAATGAGATAAGAAACATTATCATGAATGAACACCCTTTCAAATGTCTCTGGGAGAGAAATTAGTGTGGATTGGGAAACAGTATGAATTGTTATGTTGGGAAACAACCACAcaaaggttgttttttcttattttggggaggggaatttggggatttcttttcaaagtacTGTGCATGACTTTATAGATaccaggaatttttttttctttaagtcttAATACtgtaaatcaaatattttagGACATAAGGTATAACTGGAAAGGTTGTAACAGGTATATGAAATCGAGGAAAACAGTGAGTCAGTATTCAAAGCTGGTGGTTGACAGAATATTTACATAGCGCTTCTATCGTACTTCTGGTTTTggtgcttgctttgttttggctGAAGTCCTAAATAGTTCTAATGCATACTAAAATACTTCATACATTTCCAAAGGCAGTTCCAAAGGTAATTCATTATGGGGTAGGTGAGGTTTATTATAATAGGAAATGGTCGTACTCAGCCTAGTTCTGATTTATCACTGCCAGACTCTGCTGGGCTTAGCCTTACGTGTATAGGAAGGTGTTTTTCCTGAAGACAGCAGTTATGGATGCGCTGTCATAGAGTGGTGGCTGACTACTTTAGTGAACATGCAGAGCTAGCTTTGGATAAAATTCAAGATGCTTCTTTTTGGTTAAACaatattttagcatttattACTATAAAACATTAATTGAATGTTATAAATAACTGTTGAATGCATtgttaaatgaagaaattaatcacctcatcattattattttctagaACAAACCTAAAGTTAAAGGAAGAGATGAAGTCAGAAAAGAAGACAGGTTTTTGGGACAGTTTGGTGATAAAGCAGAATGTCCAATCTAGGAAACCAGATGAGATTGAGGGATGGGAACCACCACAGATTACTGCTGCTGACTCTGCCAGTGACGCAGCAACTACTTTAAGTGACTATACAGCCTGGTCAGGCTGGGAAGATGAAACCAAAGGCTCCACAAAATACACAAACCTGGCCAGTTCAGGAAACAGTTCCAGGTGGAGTATCAAATCAGCTGGAAAGCTGGTTAGTATTAGACGTCAGAGCAAAGGTAACCTTACTGACAACTGGGAAGAACTAGAATGATACTGGTAATGTGAATTACTTTATAGATAAGAAGAGAAAGGTTCCATGATTTACTTGTATGTTTAAACCAAAATCAAATCTGCTCAATATTGCACCTTTATACAGTACTTTGTTTTATTCAGATTGTTACAAATTTTTGCTCGCCTAATAGTAAATTTTCTTATTACATTGTTAAATAGCAATGTTTTCCACACTGAAAAAAGTAGAGAATCTATTTTGTGCCTATATTTCACATTCAGACTGCAGTACGTTGGATTGTGggttttaccaaaaaaaaaagaagtaattccTTAGTGAATGTATACACTGGTTGTAAATTTGACTGCCTTATGTAGGAACTTCCACTAGCTCGAGGTCCTGATTTTTCCTGGTATTTGAGGGTCACTCAAAATGTTAGTTTTGATGCTGTCcctttttaaataagaatacTGATCTGTAGCTTGCAGGAAGAATGCTTATACTTGGTGGACTGTTTTCCAAATCTTCAGCCTCAGCATATGCTTCAGCTTGTGCACACAAGATGCTCAACTGTCACACTGTGCTGTACCGTgtaagaaatgggaaaatactACTCTAAGGTAATTCCTTCCATTACAGGAACTTCACCAGTAGTCAGGTCAAATGGGTCTTCCAGAGTTTTTTTTATAGTGAATGTTGTTTGACAAATCTTACCAGTTTTTAAGATGCATGtcataccaaaaataaaaaaatattgaaaatttgGAAAGCAGTAGTGGGTAGACTATAAGATCTCGGTATTCAGTATCTGTAGTCCTGAATCTAGGGATGAATTGCTTCTTATGGAAGGGCAAACGTGTTCATTTTTACAGTAGCTTTTTTCGTTTCCTACTGGCTGTTGccctttccccatccctcccaccaTAAGCAGTGACTGAACTGTACCCTGACATTTTGGGATAACTGAGCCATTACAGGTATGTGCATGCACACAACTTGTGAAGCGTTTTTGTTATAAAGCTCTGTCTTATTAGCTACTGATGCTTTCGGTTTTGGTAAAAGGGGGCGAAGTGTTGACCTTGGGATTTGACGTGTATATAGAATACTAAAAGTGCCTCTTTCTAGCATATTCTCACTCATTATTAGTGCAGCCAATGTCAGATCCAAAGTTGGTTTCCGTTTTATTTATATGACTGATAGAAACGCTACTTTAGCattcatggaagaaaataaaaccaaaagtcCCACAGCAAACACAAACAGTAAGCCTTTTCTCTCCGGATTGTTAATCTGGTGTAACTGAACTGAAAACTTGTTGACTGCCTAGCAGTACGGCCAGTACAATAGGAAGACCAAGTTACCATTGGAGAGAAAATCAGCATTTTGAGAAGGAAACACATACCTTTATGTTTAATGGAAATcctgcaaatgtatttttgcaaGAAGCTTATGAAAAGGGATGCATGCAATTTTCTTCTAAGCTTGTACCTCATTTCTGTTACTGCCACGTTATTCTTTTCTTAGCgctctttctcctctctcctccaaTTCATGTGTAGTTTTCTGGCTTATGGCTCCTGCATAGCTATTCTTTGGAAATTCCTGTTGAGATGTGCCTGGAGGGAAACAAGCAAAATGgcttttcgtttgtttgtttgttttctgtttaatagGATGTTAAAAGATATAGTCCTTAATTTTGTATAGAAAAACGTTGGTGTTTTCGCTACAAAACAGGATCttgtaaatgtatttataaaattggcattatatattaaaaaaaaaaaaaactaacagaGGAGAAAGGGTTAGCATTTATACTGCATCATTTAGTCTGTGAGTAAACTTCATATTTGCCTTTGGCAAGTACATATGCTGAGGTTAATTATAGGAAAGAATTAGGATTCTTGGGTAAAGTATGCTGCATTTTATAGTTTACGGAATACCCAGTAAGGCATGAGCTAGTATTTAGTTTGGATGTTGGTGCTGacataaaagaacagaaaaagatctGCTGGCAGCCCTCGATATTTTGCTCTCAAAGGTGGGCTGAGAACTTTTAATTTCCCTCCTGAAGAAACTGTTTCTACTGTGACCAGTAAAGGTTTGCCTTGCACATTATACTGTCAAGTGCCTGTTTCTCACCTTGATGATGTGTTTGATGCACAGCTTAGCTGCAaattttttcagtttgttttgaaacttaTGACAAAGAACATGCTCACAAAGCTGAAGTCTAGCATAAAACAAAATTGCATCTAAGTGGGAAATTGAGATATGTAAACTTAAGATATGACTCTTAGCGATGGAAGTTTTGGTGTGCTTTTTAAGTGATACTTCCTCAGAAATAATCGTTCTAAGGATGGACattattaaatttaatataatttattgttaTGCTTTGATAATGTATTTGTCTTGAGAACTCACTGGCGtga
This genomic stretch from Anser cygnoides isolate HZ-2024a breed goose chromosome 3, Taihu_goose_T2T_genome, whole genome shotgun sequence harbors:
- the TDRP gene encoding testis development-related protein isoform X2, with the protein product MWKLNKSSKVLLDDSPEEDEARPRGPPPPPPPAAAFAAPQVQGASFRGWKEVTSMFNKDDEQQLLAGCKSPKSKGTNLKLKEEMKSEKKTGFWDSLVIKQNVQSRKPDEIEGWEPPQITAADSASDAATTLSDYTAWSGWEDETKGSTKYTNLASSGNSSRWSIKSAGKLVSIRRQSKGNLTDNWEELE
- the TDRP gene encoding testis development-related protein isoform X1, which gives rise to MWKLNKSSKVLLDDSPEEDEARPRGPPPPPPPAAAFAAPQNKDQFLHDEVPSSVSQLATKVQGASFRGWKEVTSMFNKDDEQQLLAGCKSPKSKGTNLKLKEEMKSEKKTGFWDSLVIKQNVQSRKPDEIEGWEPPQITAADSASDAATTLSDYTAWSGWEDETKGSTKYTNLASSGNSSRWSIKSAGKLVSIRRQSKGNLTDNWEELE